From one Rhodoferax sp. PAMC 29310 genomic stretch:
- a CDS encoding nitric-oxide reductase large subunit — MHATRKLWTWLATICVLSFAVLGWVGSEIYLKAPPIPKQVISTEGKVLFFEGQVQHGQESWLSAGGQQLGSVWGHGSYVAPDWSADWLHREALALRAIWAERDHGQAFETLSVGQQAELNGRLKAEMRHNSYDAATNTITLSPDRAEAVASVVDHYVKLFGTDPGMDALREQYAMSAGTLPDPADLQSLPAFIFWSSWSATTDRPGETDLSYTSNWPHEPLVGNTPTVGAGMWSIASIIFMIAAIAGMIFVHSTAKEEGDPAPPKNDPLFDLKPTPSMRATQKYFFVVIGLILAQVGMRVVTAHYAVEGQSFFGFPLAQILPFTVSRTIHTQFAVLWIATAWLATGLYIAPAISGHEPKYQKLGVNLLFYALLFIVVGSTATGWLGTLQHLGNDYSFWIGNQGLEFTSMGRVWQVLLFVGLLFWVTLLGRALMPALKRPSESRGLITMVFLAALCIGGFYASSLVWGQKTHYAMIEYWRWWLVHLWVEGFFEVFATAVIALLFTRLGLIRAATANSAIVLETIVFLFGGILGTLHHLYFTGTPTFVIAIGAMFSALEVVPLALIGVEAFRNYQRSKAAPWVQSYKWPILCFIAVGFWNVVGAGLLGFTINTPIALYYMQGLNMTAAHGHAALFGVYGMLGIGLLLFCVRGLSDRSAWSDKLLQPMFWSLNIGLAMMVFFSLVPAGIYQAWASITKGMWFARSPEVIHSHFMETLVWMRVPGDVVFAMGCVFLALFALRLLTGAKEQPTPRVPLAATKRA, encoded by the coding sequence ATGCACGCCACGCGCAAACTCTGGACCTGGCTCGCCACTATCTGTGTGCTGTCATTTGCAGTCCTGGGTTGGGTCGGCTCAGAGATTTATCTCAAAGCGCCGCCCATTCCCAAACAAGTCATCAGTACCGAGGGCAAAGTCCTCTTCTTCGAGGGTCAGGTGCAGCACGGGCAAGAGTCCTGGTTGTCCGCTGGCGGCCAGCAGCTGGGCTCGGTCTGGGGCCACGGCAGCTATGTGGCACCCGATTGGTCGGCCGACTGGTTGCACCGCGAAGCCCTGGCGCTGCGTGCCATTTGGGCCGAGCGCGATCACGGCCAGGCCTTTGAGACTTTGAGCGTCGGCCAGCAAGCCGAGCTGAACGGCCGCCTCAAAGCCGAGATGCGCCACAACAGCTATGACGCCGCCACGAACACCATCACGCTGTCACCCGACCGGGCTGAAGCGGTGGCCAGCGTGGTGGACCACTATGTGAAGTTGTTTGGCACCGACCCCGGCATGGACGCCCTGCGCGAGCAATACGCCATGAGCGCCGGCACCCTGCCCGACCCGGCGGACCTGCAGTCTTTGCCCGCATTTATTTTCTGGTCGTCTTGGTCTGCGACCACCGATCGTCCTGGTGAGACGGACCTGAGCTACACCAGCAACTGGCCGCATGAGCCGCTGGTGGGCAACACCCCCACGGTGGGCGCCGGCATGTGGTCGATTGCCAGCATCATCTTCATGATTGCCGCCATTGCGGGCATGATTTTTGTGCACTCCACTGCCAAAGAAGAGGGCGACCCCGCGCCGCCCAAGAACGACCCGCTGTTTGACCTGAAGCCCACGCCCTCGATGCGGGCCACCCAAAAGTACTTTTTTGTGGTGATTGGCTTGATCCTGGCCCAGGTGGGCATGCGCGTGGTCACCGCCCACTACGCGGTCGAAGGCCAGAGTTTCTTTGGCTTCCCGCTGGCGCAAATTTTGCCGTTCACGGTGAGCCGCACCATTCACACCCAGTTTGCCGTGTTGTGGATTGCCACCGCGTGGCTGGCCACGGGCTTGTACATTGCACCCGCCATCTCGGGCCATGAGCCCAAGTACCAAAAGCTGGGCGTGAACCTTTTGTTCTACGCCTTGTTGTTCATCGTGGTTGGCTCCACCGCCACCGGTTGGCTGGGCACCTTGCAACACCTGGGCAACGACTACAGCTTCTGGATTGGCAACCAAGGCCTTGAATTCACCAGCATGGGCCGGGTCTGGCAAGTGCTGCTGTTTGTGGGCTTGTTGTTCTGGGTCACGCTGTTGGGCCGGGCCTTGATGCCTGCCCTGAAAAGACCGTCAGAGAGTCGCGGCCTGATCACCATGGTGTTTCTGGCGGCCCTGTGTATTGGCGGCTTCTACGCCAGCTCACTGGTCTGGGGCCAAAAGACGCACTACGCCATGATCGAGTACTGGCGCTGGTGGTTGGTGCACCTCTGGGTGGAAGGCTTCTTTGAGGTGTTTGCCACGGCAGTCATTGCGCTGCTGTTCACCCGCCTGGGCCTGATCCGCGCGGCCACGGCCAACAGCGCCATCGTGCTGGAGACCATTGTGTTTTTATTCGGCGGCATTCTGGGCACCTTGCACCACCTGTATTTCACCGGCACCCCCACTTTTGTGATCGCGATTGGCGCCATGTTCTCCGCACTTGAAGTGGTGCCTCTGGCATTGATTGGTGTGGAGGCGTTTCGCAACTACCAGCGCTCCAAGGCGGCGCCCTGGGTTCAGAGCTACAAATGGCCCATTCTGTGTTTCATTGCCGTGGGTTTCTGGAACGTGGTGGGCGCAGGCTTGCTGGGCTTCACCATCAACACCCCGATTGCGCTGTACTACATGCAGGGTCTGAACATGACGGCGGCACACGGCCACGCGGCGCTGTTTGGCGTGTACGGCATGCTGGGCATTGGCCTCTTGTTGTTCTGCGTGCGTGGCCTGTCTGACCGGTCCGCCTGGTCTGACAAGCTCCTGCAACCGATGTTCTGGTCACTCAACATTGGCCTGGCCATGATGGTGTTCTTCTCATTGGTGCCAGCCGGTATCTACCAAGCCTGGGCCAGCATCACCAAAGGCATGTGGTTTGCCCGCTCACCTGAGGTGATTCATTCGCACTTCATGGAAACGCTGGTGTGGATGCGGGTGCCCGGTGACGTGGTGTTTGCCATGGGTTGCGTCTTCCTGGCCCTGTTTGCCTTGCGCTTGTTGACTGGCGCCAAGGAGCAACCGACTCCCCGCGTGCCATTGGCCGCCACCAAGCGCGCTTAA
- a CDS encoding LysR family transcriptional regulator, with translation MTLSQLEVLIALDECRSFSRAAMRLGTTQSAVSHALRALEGQFAVKLVLRNAAGASMTDAGERLLLRAREMTALAATMTQELGDARQLKTGTLRIGSFGPTSTMHLLPPCLAAFKQSHPAVQVRIEEESDEVIDQWLLQKRVEIGYVIVPDERFEVLPLVQDEFVVILPVGHPLAALPALPINAIDGLDFVLSEAGGGPVILPLLQRHDARPNVLYHFTQIVSILEFVRRGLAVSVAARLALPDEHEGVVYRSLSPTQPRTVGLACLEVGKLSPLARAFWDVAKAQAKMPGTKKSGRLDFP, from the coding sequence TGAATGCCGCAGCTTTTCTCGGGCCGCCATGCGATTAGGAACCACCCAGTCCGCCGTCAGCCACGCGCTGCGGGCGCTGGAGGGGCAGTTTGCCGTGAAGCTGGTGCTGCGCAACGCCGCCGGGGCGAGCATGACCGACGCCGGCGAGCGCTTGTTGCTGCGCGCACGCGAGATGACGGCGCTGGCCGCCACCATGACCCAGGAGTTGGGCGACGCCCGCCAGCTCAAGACCGGCACGCTGCGCATTGGCTCGTTTGGACCCACCTCCACCATGCACCTGTTGCCGCCGTGCCTGGCGGCCTTCAAGCAAAGCCACCCCGCCGTGCAGGTACGTATTGAAGAAGAGAGCGACGAGGTCATTGACCAGTGGTTGCTGCAAAAACGGGTCGAAATTGGCTATGTCATCGTGCCCGATGAGCGCTTTGAGGTGTTGCCTCTGGTTCAGGACGAGTTTGTGGTCATCTTGCCGGTCGGCCACCCGCTGGCCGCCTTGCCGGCACTGCCCATTAACGCCATCGACGGGCTGGACTTTGTGTTGTCTGAGGCGGGCGGTGGCCCGGTCATCCTGCCGCTTCTGCAGCGCCATGACGCGCGCCCGAACGTGCTGTACCACTTCACCCAAATTGTCTCGATTCTGGAATTTGTGCGTCGCGGACTGGCTGTCTCCGTGGCAGCTCGTTTGGCCCTGCCTGACGAGCATGAGGGCGTCGTCTACCGGTCCCTGTCGCCCACCCAGCCGCGCACCGTGGGGCTGGCCTGCCTGGAGGTGGGCAAGCTGTCACCCTTGGCGCGGGCGTTTTGGGACGTGGCCAAGGCACAGGCCAAAATGCCCGGGACAAAAAAATCCGGACGCCTGGATTTCCCCTGA
- the hemN gene encoding oxygen-independent coproporphyrinogen III oxidase translates to MQQLPDIEFSEALIRRYDKLSPRYTSYPTADRFHGEFTEADYFNYLEQRTADANKNPPLSIYIHVPFCESLCYFCACNKIITQDHSRTTEYLRYLAKEIELVAARIGPDRRTAQLHFGGGTPTFLTPDELRQLMALLRTHFNFLPDAELGIEIDPRTVSDGTMAMLGELGFNRTSFGVQDFDAAVQQSVNRIQPYEMVEEAVTASRQAGFESINADLIYGLPKQSLESFNRTLDRVIELSPERIALYNYAHLPSRFKAQRLIIEADLPSAELRLQIFLMSVRRLLEAGYIYIGLDHFSKPEDELNKARLDKTLHRNFQGYTTRADCDLIGFGVSAIGKVGHSYSQSVRTVKAYYEHLDAGRLPVEKGFALTADDVLRRQVIMELMCSGPVDFAAVNVAHGIDFVSYFADELSQLKTYEDAGLITVDAHSIHVTPKGRMFVRAVGMVFDKHLAQSTAKFSKLI, encoded by the coding sequence ATGCAACAGCTCCCCGACATCGAGTTTTCTGAAGCGTTAATCCGCCGTTACGACAAGCTGAGTCCTCGCTACACCTCTTACCCCACCGCCGACCGTTTTCACGGCGAGTTCACCGAGGCCGACTACTTCAATTACCTGGAGCAGCGCACCGCGGACGCCAACAAAAATCCGCCGCTCTCGATCTACATCCACGTGCCGTTTTGCGAGTCGCTGTGCTACTTTTGCGCCTGCAACAAAATCATCACCCAAGACCACAGCCGCACCACCGAGTACCTGCGCTACCTGGCCAAAGAAATTGAGCTGGTGGCCGCCCGCATTGGGCCGGACCGGCGCACCGCGCAGCTACACTTTGGCGGCGGTACCCCCACGTTTTTGACCCCGGACGAGCTGCGCCAGCTCATGGCCTTGCTGCGCACTCACTTCAATTTCTTGCCGGATGCCGAGTTGGGCATCGAGATTGACCCCCGCACCGTCAGCGACGGCACCATGGCCATGCTCGGTGAGTTGGGCTTTAACCGAACCAGCTTTGGCGTGCAAGACTTTGACGCCGCCGTGCAGCAATCGGTCAACCGCATTCAGCCTTACGAGATGGTCGAAGAAGCCGTCACCGCCAGCCGCCAGGCCGGGTTTGAGTCCATCAACGCTGACCTGATTTACGGCCTGCCCAAACAGTCGCTGGAAAGTTTCAACCGCACGCTAGACCGCGTGATTGAGCTCTCGCCCGAGCGCATTGCGCTGTACAACTACGCCCATCTGCCCAGCCGCTTCAAAGCCCAGCGCCTCATCATCGAAGCCGATTTGCCCAGCGCCGAGCTGCGCCTGCAAATCTTTTTGATGTCCGTGCGCCGCCTGCTGGAGGCCGGCTACATCTACATCGGGCTGGACCATTTCTCCAAACCCGAAGACGAGCTCAACAAAGCCCGGCTGGACAAAACCTTGCACCGCAACTTTCAGGGCTACACCACGCGGGCTGACTGTGATTTGATCGGTTTTGGCGTCTCCGCCATAGGCAAAGTGGGCCACTCTTACAGCCAGTCGGTGCGCACCGTCAAAGCCTATTACGAGCACCTGGACGCGGGCCGCCTGCCCGTGGAAAAAGGCTTTGCCCTGACCGCTGACGACGTGTTGCGCCGCCAAGTCATCATGGAATTGATGTGCAGCGGCCCGGTCGACTTTGCCGCCGTCAACGTCGCCCACGGCATTGACTTTGTGAGCTACTTTGCCGACGAGCTGAGCCAGCTGAAAACCTACGAAGACGCCGGCCTGATCACCGTGGACGCCCACAGCATCCACGTCACGCCGAAGGGCCGCATGTTTGTGCGGGCGGTGGGCATGGTGTTTGACAAACACTTGGCGCAGTCGACAGCCAAGTTCTCGAAGCTGATTTGA